The genomic window AAAAAGACATATTAAAAACTCTTAACTATGCACTATACGCTCTTCAGCATAGAGGTCAGGAAAGTGCTGGAATAACTGTATCAAATTATAAACATTTATTTACTTATAAATCTATGGGACTTGTTTCAGATTTATTTTCTAGTAACATACCAAAAGAAACAGAAGGAAATATTGCTATAGGTCATGTAAGATATTCTACTACAGGAGCAAGCAAAATAGAAAATGCTCAGCCTCTTGAAAACYTATTTAGATTAGGTCAAATAGCTATAGCACATAACGGCAACCTTACTAATGCATATCAATTGAGAGATAAATTAGAACAAGAAGGTGCTACATTCAATGCTACTTCAGACAGCGAAGTTATAATAAAATTAATAGCAAGAAAAACTGTAAATAATTTTATAGACGGAATTAAAGAGACTACTAATATAAGTGAGCGTGCATTTGCTTTGGCTAATG from Brachyspira sp. SAP_772 includes these protein-coding regions:
- a CDS encoding class II glutamine amidotransferase, whose product is MNEFFKCDKPKEECGVFGIYSKEIKKDILKTLNYALYALQHRGQESAGITVSNYKHLFTYKSMGLVSDLFSSNIPKETEGNIAIGHVRYSTTGASKIENAQPLENLFRLGQIAIAHNGNLTNAYQLRDKLEQEGATFNATSDSEVIIKLIARKTVNNFIDGIKETTNISERAFALAN